ttatccggccacttcccggaagccaatatcgaaaatttatttaccatggcttgcagacgcgcagttgcacgcactagtctcccacgactcctgcgttatttttgtgtatctatttgtttacattttcctgtgttgtcctcagttgagctaataggtttaacctgtaaacagttcgttgattatttccagtgcggttagtacagtacagtacaattgttttgtttcgtcaagtgctgtgtactgtaggttggtttatccggccgaatcgttatccggccaggggctcggtcccgttgtggccggatatgaggggttctactgtatatcgaaattcttgatatatcaaagttttgtaaatccccttgaggttcgatatatcaaggtcctactgtattttaaaggaatggtgaattttgaatcggtccgaaatcattgtttatattttatcttatacataaccaaacataaagataaaatattaaacaatgattttggaccgattcaaaattcattatcctttaaaatattactaaattgtttttttgaccaaaacttttatacgtatactaatatttattttattttacttttaaccatataaattttgtattaagttttactcagctgatatttgttttaaattgttgattcacacctgatgatggcatcttcgatgtcaaAAGGCCTTGtgataaatacagaaattattggagaattgtgagttttctttaataaactaatagaaaaaaaaaatgtgttagaTGTTGCCATTAGTGTATTGCTGTGGATGGGTTGAATTTTGATTATGatgttagtataattattttaactaggaaagatttattagatttaacGTGTTTAAGAAGGGTTTTATTTGTACCATGAGATTTTTTTGTAGTAATTAATGaaatcagtattttatttcaacgcCTTTATCTTTTGGCgataatttgttatacatttgtaGTTAAACACTCTCACAGAAAACTTTTTAGAGGAATACTCAAAGTACTTCtgaacaagaatattttattgtataatagttattcgcaaaattattaaaaattgtttttatttttcaggaaatATGAACACTTTGGGACAATTAGTGGTTGTGAACCCCCACGATCCCTTCAGCTATGGGGAACACCAGCCAACAGTGACAGTGTGTAAAGTTGCTGGGCCTAATGCTGCCGATACTCCTGACACACTTGAGTTCCTACACAACCCTGGACCCTTCATCAGGTATCCgattatataaatacagtaatcAATAATATAATCATATCAATTAAAAGGAATGACAATAGTATTTTGTAGATGGTCTTAACCCTTTGACTGCcgtgagccactatagtggctcgctGTATGCGGTACCTTAAGCGCCgcgggccactatagtggctcgccGTATGCGGTACCTTGAGCACCacgggccactatagtggctctgtGAACTTTACGTCTTTGtccttatagtttaaacataatatatataaaatatatttaaagtatacttATATCAACTTTGAATTGTATTGCTCTGCTTCAtttctactataaaaatattgatatttacttgtttctatAGTTACAAGTGTATCTTCATCCTACAGcggaattttttgaattttacttacattacattattttatgcaatttctgtggaatatatttgtaactttttagtatatgctcaaaacaatacgtacttttaggttaaaaaacgttatttgagcccaagttacttattcagtgtgtttttggacctcaaacttaagattttttatttttttatttttataattacgacAGGCAATACatactactaaacaaatgtaaaaaaaataataaaactgtaatttaatttcatcaactGAAAGTACATCTCTTCccctcaaaaacaaaaccaaaactaaaaggcaagctcaaaatttacgaaagttatgtaatttaatatgtgaccATGTAAAAACGGGTGATTTTGCCTTGGCGGTATTGGATCCGTGCGGTGCTCAAACGTCTGGCGGTCTAGCGAACGACGGCCGCGCGGGAGCGGCAGCGCACAAAGGGTTAACTAGCATTGAATTAAATTTGCTAGTGATAACAAATGTCCAATACTCAgatattaacattacaaaaaacaaaatacttttatatactcTAATTGGAGGAAATGTTTTGTCCATCTACTTTTGATAAAATAGAGACATTGAGGAGGAAAGCATAAATAAGAGCTCTTGATGATTGTAGTGGATTGTGATTATTCGTACTCACTTTTGAAACATCATCAACAGTTTTAATAGTCCTTTCTATATAGAACAAAGAAAGTTCCAATTAGGTTTTACCTCTTAGTAGAATTTTAAACCTTTTAGGATTTGCGGGTGGGTGATCTATTACTCTCATAGCTAGTGCTATGTTAAAGGTGAATAACAAAtctatcaaaaatatataacaaaatttggaTTTGAGTGTTGATGGAGAAGATTCAAAAATCAAATCTCGAGTGTGCTGAGAGTTGCCGtgttaattttcaaattccaTTTTAATCTATTCATTTTCCTCACTTTTTGTTACTCATAAACTGTTTGATTATTAAGTCCATAGAAATACTCtgtgataaattaaataacaatacagtTATTTTGTTAACTATTGATTCTTGATTTCAACACCATAGTATAATACAACCAATCCagatatttttgtcttttttaaagtccactatttaattaaattcaaaagaaaatttatatatatatatatatatgctttgtTTCACCATATGTACTGTCCTGAATATAATgatttgttatatgtttacagTGGAGTAACTCACAAGAACACTGTTCTCCAATATCTGAAGAAACAGTGTAGTCAGTATACTCACTCATCTGAAAAACTCCTTTATGATTTAATACGGCTAGTTATAAAACTGAATGGTGTAAGTAATTCTGTTTCTAATTATAATCACTGTAAATTTAAGTTCAGATTTTATATTTGATGCaagttaagttaaaaaataagattagcTTGCTCTTAgttaaactgtatttttcttcattgaaaagggaatataaatttaaaacttacacttcaaagaaataacatttttaagttactaatattttgttccacaacataaatgtaaataatttgttccTCAACATAAAGGGACTTAAAGGGAACAGCGTAAAA
This DNA window, taken from Homalodisca vitripennis isolate AUS2020 unplaced genomic scaffold, UT_GWSS_2.1 ScUCBcl_10669;HRSCAF=19659, whole genome shotgun sequence, encodes the following:
- the LOC124374861 gene encoding uncharacterized protein LOC124374861 — protein: MNTLGQLVVVNPHDPFSYGEHQPTVTVCKVAGPNAADTPDTLEFLHNPGPFISGVTHKNTVLQYLKKQCSQYTHSSEKLLYDLIRLVIKLNGVVDMTDVGPLTC